A region of Caminicella sporogenes DSM 14501 DNA encodes the following proteins:
- a CDS encoding sigma-70 family RNA polymerase sigma factor, producing MKRIKVNENLYKEMTFEEIAEKYEPLIGKLITPFIKQYEYQYEYDELFQIGLIGLWNAYKSYKPERDIGFGYYAKFVVRNEILKFVKRSQKKLVVLSYNSLIYSNRENREIEFLDLFDSSFDLDKKIINILKIERIKNKIKNMPERKQKIIKLYFSGYTQRQIANEVGIAQSKVSRHIKKILKELKGA from the coding sequence ATGAAGCGAATTAAGGTTAATGAAAATCTTTATAAAGAAATGACGTTTGAAGAAATAGCTGAAAAATATGAGCCTTTAATCGGGAAATTGATAACACCATTTATAAAACAATATGAATATCAATATGAATATGATGAACTTTTTCAAATTGGCTTAATAGGTCTTTGGAATGCTTACAAAAGCTATAAACCTGAAAGAGATATTGGATTTGGATATTATGCAAAATTTGTAGTTAGAAATGAAATATTAAAATTTGTTAAGAGAAGTCAAAAGAAATTAGTTGTATTAAGTTATAATTCTTTAATTTATAGTAATAGAGAAAACAGAGAGATTGAATTTTTAGATTTATTTGATAGTAGCTTTGATTTAGATAAAAAGATAATCAATATTCTAAAGATTGAAAGAATTAAAAACAAAATTAAAAATATGCCAGAAAGAAAACAAAAAATTATAAAATTATATTTTAGCGGTTATACACAGCGACAAATTGCTAATGAAGTTGGTATTGCTCAGTCTAAAGTAAGTAGGCATATTAAAAAGATTTTAAAAGAATTAAAGGGGGCGTAA
- a CDS encoding ATP-binding protein yields the protein MEQFDYDKWLRDLIQKNEEEAKKELAKREIKKREELINNSGLGKRFKKRTFDLFKVNKDNEEAYKKSLEFIQNFKEREKGLIFVGPYGTGKTHLAAAIANKLMGNLYSVIFGNITDIITRIKSTYNYRSEITEGDVIRILTEVDLLILDDLGKENATENTSSLIYQIINRRYEDEKHLVVTTNLRSGDLAAKLGEKGKAIVSRLSEMCEPVVMNGRDWRMKNV from the coding sequence ATGGAACAATTTGATTATGATAAATGGCTTAGGGATTTAATACAAAAAAACGAGGAAGAAGCTAAAAAAGAACTTGCAAAACGAGAAATAAAGAAGCGTGAAGAGCTTATTAACAACAGTGGACTTGGCAAGAGATTTAAAAAAAGAACTTTTGATTTATTTAAAGTCAATAAGGATAACGAGGAAGCTTACAAAAAATCTTTGGAATTTATACAAAATTTCAAAGAAAGAGAAAAAGGGCTCATATTTGTTGGTCCTTATGGAACTGGGAAGACACACCTAGCAGCAGCTATTGCTAATAAACTTATGGGAAATTTATATTCTGTTATCTTTGGAAACATCACTGATATTATAACTAGAATTAAATCTACTTACAACTATAGGTCAGAAATAACAGAAGGTGATGTAATAAGAATTTTGACTGAAGTAGATTTATTGATACTTGATGATTTAGGAAAAGAAAATGCGACTGAAAACACATCATCACTAATTTATCAAATAATCAATAGAAGGTATGAAGATGAAAAACATTTAGTTGTTACAACCAACTTAAGAAGTGGAGATTTGGCAGCAAAATTAGGTGAAAAAGGCAAAGCAATCGTATCAAGACTATCTGAAATGTGTGAACCGGTTGTGATGAACGGGAGAGACTGGAGGATGAAAAATGTCTAG
- a CDS encoding DnaD domain protein, protein MNYIKELREFYDWLMYNSLSTGAIALWHALMAINNKAGWIEEFTVANIVLQSMTGLSRQGLDKARNMLVQKSLIEYKKGKGNQAGKYRLIPFECQIVGTNVDINVDTKVAQMITQKGHSSSTLNKLNINKNNNKHQQQQKGTEQESESLTNNDFKKIVDIFNKNIHPIAPLEGEILSEWLKKVEASVIIEAIRESVKSGVRNIKYIEKILQSWHSNGLTTKEAVIAHLRDYQDKKNKGKVVPMKIETYDDKEDLYKQYEGLW, encoded by the coding sequence TTGAACTATATCAAAGAGCTTAGAGAGTTCTACGATTGGCTCATGTATAATTCTTTATCAACAGGTGCAATTGCTTTATGGCATGCTCTTATGGCCATAAACAATAAGGCAGGCTGGATTGAAGAATTTACTGTGGCCAATATAGTACTCCAAAGCATGACAGGATTATCAAGACAAGGATTAGATAAAGCAAGGAATATGTTAGTACAAAAATCATTAATTGAATATAAAAAAGGCAAGGGTAATCAAGCAGGAAAATATAGACTAATTCCATTTGAGTGTCAAATAGTAGGCACAAATGTAGACATAAATGTAGACACAAAAGTGGCACAAATGATTACACAAAAAGGGCACAGTAGTAGCACATTAAATAAACTAAACATAAACAAAAACAATAATAAACATCAACAACAACAAAAAGGGACCGAGCAGGAAAGTGAATCGTTAACTAACAATGATTTTAAAAAAATAGTTGATATATTTAACAAAAATATTCATCCAATTGCACCACTTGAAGGTGAAATATTATCCGAGTGGTTAAAGAAAGTCGAAGCAAGTGTAATTATTGAAGCAATTAGAGAATCTGTAAAAAGTGGGGTTAGAAATATCAAATATATTGAGAAAATACTTCAAAGTTGGCATAGTAACGGATTAACTACAAAAGAAGCCGTAATAGCTCATTTAAGGGATTACCAGGATAAGAAAAATAAAGGGAAAGTAGTGCCAATGAAAATTGAAACTTATGACGATAAAGAGGACCTTTACAAACAGTATGAGGGATTATGGTGA
- a CDS encoding recombinase RecT translates to MASSKVKNALVNRANKEVSSNKPKTIKDWIKVMEPEIKKALPSVITPERFTRMALTAISVNPKLAECTPKSFMGALMNAAQLGLEPNTPLGQAYLIPFKNKGIMEVQFQLGYKGLIDLAYRSGEFANIYAKEVYENDVFEYEFGLEPNLVHKPATKDRGEVIAYYAVFKLVNGGFGFEVMSKEDIIAHAKKYSQSYNSKYSPWTNNFDEMAKKTVLKKVLKYAPIKVEFVRQVTEDGTIKSNIAENMSEVPNENVFEAEYTVEDADDVNEASEQLEGQQTIDDLKGTPFQQ, encoded by the coding sequence ATGGCAAGTAGTAAAGTTAAAAATGCATTAGTAAATAGAGCAAATAAAGAAGTTAGTAGTAACAAACCTAAGACAATTAAGGACTGGATTAAGGTTATGGAGCCTGAAATAAAAAAAGCACTACCTTCTGTAATAACTCCTGAAAGATTTACAAGAATGGCTCTAACTGCAATAAGTGTAAATCCAAAATTAGCTGAATGTACTCCTAAAAGTTTTATGGGAGCTTTAATGAATGCAGCACAGTTAGGACTTGAACCAAATACACCATTAGGACAAGCTTATCTAATTCCTTTTAAAAATAAAGGGATTATGGAAGTTCAATTTCAACTTGGTTATAAAGGGCTTATTGATTTAGCTTACAGAAGTGGGGAGTTTGCAAACATCTATGCTAAAGAAGTTTATGAAAATGATGTGTTTGAATATGAGTTTGGACTAGAACCTAATTTAGTTCATAAACCTGCCACAAAAGATAGAGGAGAAGTTATAGCTTATTATGCAGTATTTAAGCTAGTTAACGGTGGTTTTGGATTTGAGGTAATGAGCAAAGAAGATATTATAGCTCACGCTAAAAAGTATAGCCAGAGTTACAATAGCAAATATAGCCCATGGACAAATAATTTTGATGAAATGGCAAAGAAAACTGTACTTAAAAAAGTTTTAAAATATGCTCCAATCAAAGTAGAGTTTGTAAGGCAAGTAACAGAAGACGGAACAATTAAATCTAATATAGCAGAAAATATGTCAGAAGTACCAAATGAAAACGTATTTGAAGCTGAATATACAGTTGAAGATGCAGATGATGTAAATGAAGCTTCTGAACAATTAGAAGGTCAACAAACTATTGATGACCTTAAAGGAACACCATTTCAACAGTAG
- a CDS encoding YqaJ viral recombinase family protein, translated as MQANVLVNTLNIDYKEWLKHRQKGIGGSDAGAICGMNPWKSPIAVYLDKIGESEPVEDNERMRIGRDLEDYVAKRFCEATGLKVRRKNAILQHPKYLFMLANVDRLIVGRDEGLECKVTNSYAKKEWEEEIPPHYEIQCHHYMMVTGYKAWWIAVLIGNEKFIYKRIERDEDIITSLMQIEYNFWHHHVLPRKMPAPDGSSAAAEIIKEMYPTSKPESIIELSSKKFESKLQRLDEIKELMSKLDEEKKKIEQEIQVEMGENELALIGDRKITWKTVSSNRFDSKSFKKDYPDLYNQYTKKSLYRRFQIK; from the coding sequence ATGCAAGCTAATGTTTTAGTAAATACTTTAAATATAGACTATAAAGAATGGTTGAAACATAGACAAAAAGGGATTGGTGGAAGTGACGCAGGAGCTATTTGTGGTATGAATCCTTGGAAAAGTCCAATAGCAGTTTATTTAGATAAAATTGGTGAGTCAGAACCAGTAGAGGATAACGAAAGAATGAGAATAGGTAGGGACTTAGAAGATTATGTGGCTAAGAGATTTTGTGAAGCAACAGGATTAAAAGTAAGACGTAAAAATGCAATACTACAGCACCCTAAATATTTATTCATGTTAGCAAATGTAGATAGGCTTATAGTTGGTAGAGATGAAGGATTAGAGTGTAAAGTTACAAATTCCTATGCTAAGAAGGAATGGGAAGAAGAAATACCACCACACTATGAAATTCAATGTCATCATTACATGATGGTTACAGGTTATAAGGCTTGGTGGATAGCAGTATTAATCGGTAATGAAAAGTTTATATATAAGAGAATTGAACGTGATGAAGATATTATCACTAGTTTAATGCAAATAGAATATAATTTCTGGCACCATCATGTATTACCTAGAAAGATGCCTGCTCCAGATGGTTCTAGTGCAGCAGCAGAGATAATCAAAGAAATGTATCCAACATCTAAACCTGAAAGCATTATTGAACTTAGCTCTAAAAAATTTGAAAGTAAACTTCAAAGACTAGATGAAATAAAAGAGTTAATGAGTAAGTTAGATGAAGAAAAGAAGAAGATAGAGCAGGAAATACAAGTCGAAATGGGAGAAAACGAACTAGCTCTAATTGGAGACAGAAAGATAACATGGAAAACTGTCAGTTCAAATAGATTTGATTCTAAGAGTTTTAAAAAAGATTATCCAGACTTATATAATCAGTACACTAAGAAAAGTTTGTATAGAAGATTTCAGATTAAATAG
- a CDS encoding ORF6C domain-containing protein, with product MKNLQIIKSEKFGNVTCDFYRGNNNEIFMTAEQLGQALDYSNPRVSIGTLVNRNEYLKNKEFSSVIKLITESGTRETRVFTEDGIYEVTMLAKTEKAKKFRAWVRKILKSLRTGQAQLISTTGVQAIKLVNQQVGMLVNEIEDIQNRVAHLEDNMTIDFGQQKQLQDIAKKKAIEALGGKNTPAYKSRSIRTKTFSSVWKDFKDYFQIDSYRNTLKKDFEKAKQYLESWQAQGKLLREIEDCNNQIQFQEVS from the coding sequence ATGAAAAATTTACAGATTATTAAAAGCGAAAAGTTTGGGAATGTAACATGTGATTTTTATCGAGGAAATAATAATGAAATATTTATGACTGCAGAACAGTTAGGACAAGCATTAGATTATTCAAATCCTAGAGTAAGCATTGGAACTTTAGTAAACAGAAACGAATATCTTAAAAATAAAGAGTTTTCTTCCGTAATCAAATTGATTACGGAATCAGGAACTAGAGAAACAAGAGTATTTACCGAAGATGGTATTTACGAAGTAACAATGTTAGCAAAAACAGAGAAAGCTAAAAAATTTAGAGCATGGGTTAGAAAAATATTAAAGAGTTTAAGAACTGGACAAGCTCAATTAATTTCAACAACAGGTGTACAAGCTATTAAATTAGTTAATCAACAAGTTGGCATGTTAGTTAATGAAATTGAAGATATTCAAAATAGAGTAGCACATCTTGAAGATAACATGACGATTGACTTTGGACAGCAAAAACAGCTACAGGATATAGCAAAGAAAAAAGCTATAGAAGCTTTAGGAGGAAAAAATACACCAGCTTATAAGAGCAGGAGTATAAGAACAAAGACCTTTTCAAGTGTATGGAAAGATTTTAAAGACTATTTTCAAATTGACAGCTATAGAAATACTCTTAAAAAAGACTTTGAAAAGGCTAAACAGTATCTTGAAAGTTGGCAAGCACAAGGAAAATTATTAAGAGAAATTGAGGATTGTAATAATCAAATTCAATTTCAAGAAGTTAGTTAG
- a CDS encoding helix-turn-helix transcriptional regulator, with amino-acid sequence MNINLKTLRLAGKISIKDMAKLLNISPITYSRKENGKYPFTQYEINKIIDFFEKPYEKIFNTQRHETKQEDINKLA; translated from the coding sequence ATGAATATTAATCTAAAAACTTTAAGGTTAGCGGGAAAAATAAGTATAAAGGATATGGCAAAATTATTAAATATTTCACCGATAACTTATAGCAGAAAAGAAAATGGCAAATATCCTTTTACACAATATGAAATTAACAAAATAATTGATTTTTTTGAAAAACCTTACGAAAAAATTTTTAACACACAACGTCACGAAACGAAACAAGAAGATATAAATAAATTAGCCTAA
- a CDS encoding helix-turn-helix domain-containing protein, whose protein sequence is MTLGKRLKELRLENKKTAEEVAKILSIGRSTLSNYENDIRKPDYDTLKKFASLYNVSLDYLLGRTNNRKGILKVEGNLDKNNIKYKTYNEIIKKLEQKLIEEKIIKPNSPIPNDVFEKILRFGQEAAIEILKTRKKQDD, encoded by the coding sequence ATGACTTTAGGCAAAAGATTAAAAGAACTAAGACTAGAAAACAAAAAAACTGCTGAAGAAGTGGCAAAAATTTTAAGCATTGGTCGTTCAACTTTATCTAATTACGAAAATGATATTAGGAAACCCGATTATGATACTTTAAAAAAATTTGCAAGTTTATATAATGTAAGTTTAGATTATCTTCTAGGAAGAACAAATAACAGAAAAGGTATACTAAAAGTAGAAGGCAATTTAGATAAAAATAATATTAAATATAAAACTTATAATGAAATCATAAAAAAATTAGAACAAAAACTCATAGAAGAAAAAATTATAAAACCTAATTCTCCTATACCTAATGATGTATTTGAAAAAATATTAAGGTTTGGACAAGAAGCAGCTATAGAAATTCTGAAAACACGAAAAAAGCAGGATGATTAA
- a CDS encoding FxLYD domain-containing protein, with protein MKKFLKWLGIGFVVLVVIGAIAGGGDNNSTETPKTEIQETSTNKQPVQNNEESTKQETKKPNLELIEHTIKSDSFSKYVVGTIKNNTDRKYGYVQVEINIYDKDGAQIGSTMDNINNLAPGATWKFKAPILEDEAASYQIIDISGF; from the coding sequence TTGAAAAAATTTTTAAAATGGTTAGGAATTGGATTTGTTGTTTTAGTAGTTATAGGAGCTATAGCTGGAGGTGGTGATAATAATTCAACTGAAACTCCTAAAACAGAAATACAAGAAACATCAACTAATAAACAACCAGTACAAAATAATGAAGAATCTACAAAACAAGAAACTAAAAAGCCTAATTTAGAACTAATTGAACACACTATTAAATCTGATAGTTTTTCCAAATATGTTGTTGGAACAATAAAAAATAACACAGATAGAAAATATGGATACGTTCAAGTTGAAATTAATATTTATGATAAAGATGGAGCACAAATAGGAAGTACAATGGATAACATTAATAATTTAGCTCCCGGTGCAACATGGAAATTCAAAGCTCCAATCTTAGAAGATGAAGCTGCTAGTTATCAAATAATAGATATTTCAGGATTTTAA
- a CDS encoding heavy metal-binding domain-containing protein, which produces MNNILISTGDIKDNYQIIDTIFAMDSHKESFFKNADPNKAFNKVKEQLRQECKKIGGNAVINCLFEYRVALDSGLIGSKQVIEIFAYGTAVKIL; this is translated from the coding sequence ATGAACAATATACTAATATCAACAGGTGATATAAAAGACAATTATCAAATTATTGACACTATCTTTGCAATGGATTCTCATAAAGAAAGTTTTTTTAAAAATGCCGACCCTAACAAAGCTTTTAATAAAGTTAAAGAACAATTAAGACAAGAATGCAAAAAAATTGGTGGAAATGCTGTTATTAATTGCTTATTTGAATATCGTGTAGCCCTTGATTCTGGTTTAATAGGTTCTAAACAAGTAATTGAAATATTTGCTTACGGTACAGCCGTAAAAATTTTATAA
- a CDS encoding DUF6414 family protein: MGEYYEKGNKIPLIYFMYKDIEMINSFYSQVFSGNLIGINKSSSSEIAVSTELSSELKVFNAAKNTNDMNSQAIEHNIDPHDSKIIDLFNELSNNLEEKSLEEYENGQLIKLKGSIKIRNLDAIQNALPIMESLGLLEELKTPLDFPHKKNKKYNLYKLIKETFNLIPKGIELEIKTSYNENIIGLIKEEYLTYKSTDLLKVFGSTLPGEWEMIGIITKRNKNNYTFTSKSMYRQATDELSTLLNEFINSDGPEYAIIPVVIYKNVIY, encoded by the coding sequence ATGGGGGAATATTACGAAAAAGGAAATAAAATTCCTTTGATTTATTTTATGTATAAAGATATTGAAATGATTAACTCTTTTTATTCTCAAGTGTTTAGTGGAAATTTAATTGGTATTAATAAATCTAGTAGTTCTGAAATAGCAGTAAGCACTGAGTTAAGTTCTGAATTAAAGGTTTTTAATGCTGCTAAAAATACTAATGACATGAATTCTCAAGCAATTGAACATAATATAGACCCTCATGATTCAAAAATTATTGATTTATTTAATGAATTGTCTAATAATCTTGAAGAAAAATCATTAGAAGAATATGAAAATGGACAACTTATTAAGCTAAAAGGGTCTATAAAAATAAGAAATTTAGATGCAATACAAAATGCATTGCCTATCATGGAATCACTAGGATTGTTAGAAGAGTTAAAAACACCTTTAGATTTTCCTCATAAAAAAAATAAAAAATATAATTTATATAAGCTTATTAAAGAAACTTTTAATTTAATCCCAAAAGGTATTGAGCTTGAAATTAAAACTTCATATAATGAAAATATAATTGGGCTAATAAAAGAAGAATATCTAACATACAAGTCTACTGATCTTCTAAAAGTATTTGGAAGTACACTCCCAGGAGAATGGGAAATGATAGGAATAATAACAAAGAGAAATAAAAATAATTATACTTTCACTTCGAAATCTATGTATAGACAAGCTACTGACGAATTATCTACTTTATTAAATGAATTTATTAATTCTGATGGTCCTGAATACGCAATAATTCCTGTTGTTATTTATAAAAATGTAATATATTAA
- a CDS encoding recombinase family protein, whose amino-acid sequence MYLRKSRADIEAEARGEGETLKRHEKILFDLAKKMKINITKIYREIVSGETISARPVMQRLLTDIENGMWEGVFVVEVERLARGDTIDQGIVAQAFKYTNTKIITPMKIYDPQNEFDEEYFEFGLFMSRREYKTINRRLQRGRIESVKEGKYLGTIAPYGYKRKRLEKQKGYTLEIIPNEAKIVKLIYDWYTSSNRIGVSIIARKLNEMKIPTRKGGDWTTSTIRGILSNPVYIGKIRWNSRPQIKQVVNGEIIKKRPRANKKDWILVDGLHEAIIDDDTFNLAQKYLSENPTLPIPTRYVTKNPLAGLIVCGICGRKMNRRPYKNYPDTLMCVGPTCTNVSSHLYLVEKKLLNVLEAWLNNYKLDLASKEKKQESNLEIDIIKKSIKNLDKELETLNKQSNSLHDLLEQGVYSVETFLERSKIINDKINIVKTNKKELEEKLNKIYITEKNKKILIPKIERVIELYWKLKSAKEKNELLKEVIDKAIYIKKEGGRWSNKIDDFTLDLYPKLPE is encoded by the coding sequence ATGTATTTAAGAAAATCAAGAGCCGATATAGAAGCAGAAGCTCGAGGAGAAGGTGAAACTTTAAAAAGACATGAAAAAATTTTGTTTGATTTAGCAAAAAAAATGAAAATAAATATTACTAAAATCTATAGAGAAATTGTATCTGGAGAAACTATATCAGCTAGACCTGTTATGCAGCGACTGCTAACCGATATAGAAAACGGTATGTGGGAAGGTGTATTTGTAGTAGAAGTAGAACGTTTAGCACGTGGAGATACTATTGACCAAGGTATAGTCGCACAAGCTTTCAAATATACTAACACCAAGATTATTACACCAATGAAAATATATGACCCTCAAAATGAATTCGATGAAGAATATTTTGAATTTGGATTATTCATGTCAAGAAGAGAATATAAAACGATCAATAGGAGATTACAAAGAGGTAGAATAGAATCAGTTAAAGAAGGAAAATATTTAGGAACTATAGCTCCTTATGGATATAAAAGAAAAAGATTAGAAAAACAGAAAGGATATACATTAGAAATAATTCCTAATGAAGCAAAAATAGTTAAATTGATATATGATTGGTATACAAGCTCTAATAGAATTGGTGTATCTATCATAGCTCGTAAACTAAATGAAATGAAAATTCCTACTAGAAAAGGTGGAGATTGGACTACTTCTACAATTAGGGGTATACTATCTAATCCTGTTTATATAGGCAAAATTCGTTGGAATTCTCGTCCTCAAATAAAGCAAGTAGTAAATGGAGAAATAATAAAAAAACGTCCACGTGCTAATAAAAAAGATTGGATATTAGTTGATGGTTTACATGAAGCAATAATTGATGATGATACATTTAATCTTGCACAAAAATATTTATCAGAAAATCCAACTCTTCCAATTCCAACTAGATATGTCACTAAAAATCCACTTGCTGGGTTAATTGTTTGCGGTATATGTGGTAGAAAAATGAACCGTAGACCTTATAAAAATTATCCTGATACTCTAATGTGTGTCGGTCCTACTTGCACAAATGTAAGCTCTCATTTATATTTAGTTGAAAAAAAATTACTCAACGTATTAGAAGCATGGTTAAATAATTATAAATTAGACTTAGCTTCTAAAGAAAAAAAACAAGAAAGTAATTTAGAAATAGACATAATAAAAAAATCTATAAAAAATCTTGATAAGGAATTAGAAACTCTAAATAAACAATCTAATAGTTTACATGATTTATTAGAACAAGGAGTATATTCTGTTGAAACATTCTTAGAAAGGTCAAAAATTATAAATGACAAGATTAATATTGTTAAAACTAATAAAAAAGAATTAGAAGAAAAACTAAATAAAATTTATATTACAGAAAAAAACAAAAAGATTTTAATCCCTAAAATTGAAAGAGTAATTGAATTATATTGGAAATTAAAATCTGCTAAAGAAAAAAATGAACTGCTTAAAGAAGTAATAGACAAAGCAATCTATATAAAAAAAGAAGGTGGGCGTTGGAGCAATAAAATAGATGATTTTACTTTAGATTTATATCCTAAATTACCTGAATAA
- a CDS encoding D-cysteine desulfhydrase family protein, translating to MYKISNFKRKKLGIFPTPFKKLQNLSSKFNVNLFIKRDDLSGVGVGGNKIRKLEFLLADAIDKGCDTVITIGGAQSNHAMLTAASCRKLHLEPILVLKKRGVTDTKGNLLLNNILDAKIYFIDTDSTSEVYDEAIKLSEELMKKGKKPYVIPMGGSNILGTLGYINCAFELFKQADEIGVNIDHIVCASGSGGTQGGIIAGVKLLDKKTKVTGVMVSPEKDFEKKISNLVNGALKLLESDICINEKEVVLKDYVGPGYAIPSEIGTQAIKLLAKNEGIILDPVYTGKAFGGLIDLIERGYIRENENVVFIHTGGIPGLFAIH from the coding sequence ATGTATAAAATAAGTAATTTTAAAAGAAAAAAATTAGGTATTTTTCCTACTCCTTTTAAGAAATTACAAAATTTGAGTTCCAAATTTAATGTAAATTTATTTATAAAAAGAGATGATTTATCAGGAGTGGGAGTTGGAGGAAATAAAATTAGAAAGTTAGAGTTTCTTTTAGCCGATGCTATTGATAAGGGATGTGATACAGTCATAACTATAGGTGGTGCTCAATCTAACCATGCTATGCTTACAGCTGCTTCTTGTAGAAAATTACATTTAGAACCTATTTTAGTATTGAAGAAAAGAGGAGTTACAGATACAAAAGGTAATTTATTACTAAATAATATTTTAGATGCTAAGATATATTTTATTGATACTGATTCTACTAGTGAAGTATATGATGAAGCTATAAAGTTATCAGAGGAGTTAATGAAAAAAGGTAAAAAGCCATATGTAATACCAATGGGAGGTTCAAACATTTTAGGGACTTTGGGATACATAAATTGTGCATTTGAATTATTTAAACAGGCAGATGAAATCGGAGTTAATATAGACCATATTGTTTGTGCATCTGGCTCAGGTGGAACACAAGGAGGTATTATAGCTGGAGTTAAATTATTGGATAAAAAAACAAAAGTAACTGGTGTAATGGTTTCACCTGAAAAAGATTTTGAAAAGAAAATCAGTAATTTAGTTAATGGGGCTCTTAAGCTATTAGAAAGTGATATTTGTATAAATGAAAAAGAAGTAGTATTAAAAGATTATGTTGGACCGGGATATGCTATTCCATCTGAAATTGGTACACAAGCTATAAAACTACTTGCAAAAAATGAAGGAATAATTCTAGACCCTGTGTATACAGGAAAGGCATTTGGAGGATTAATTGATTTGATAGAAAGAGGTTATATAAGAGAAAATGAAAATGTAGTTTTTATTCATACAGGAGGAATACCCGGATTATTTGCAATACATTAG
- the pflA gene encoding pyruvate formate-lyase-activating protein: MKGRIHSVETCGTLDGPGIRFIIFMQGCPLRCQYCHNPDTWKIEDGKEVTVNEIMEEVVKYKSYMKFSGGGITVSGGEPLIQSNFVLELFKKCKEEGIHTALDTSGCIKLENVKEVLNYTDLVLLDIKFFDEVKYKEITGGNLELTIKFAKYLSLINKPMWVRYVLVPNLTDDLDIIEEMAEFLSTLKSLEKVEILPFHKMGEYKWEKLGYDYRLKKTKAPTKEIIEKVKSVFKKHGLNVK; encoded by the coding sequence ATGAAGGGAAGAATTCATTCGGTTGAAACGTGTGGGACGTTAGATGGACCGGGTATTCGTTTTATAATTTTTATGCAGGGATGTCCACTAAGATGTCAATATTGTCATAATCCAGATACATGGAAAATAGAAGATGGTAAAGAAGTTACTGTTAATGAGATTATGGAAGAAGTTGTAAAATACAAGTCATATATGAAATTTTCGGGGGGCGGAATAACAGTTAGTGGTGGAGAACCATTAATACAATCTAATTTTGTATTAGAGTTGTTTAAGAAATGTAAAGAGGAAGGTATTCATACTGCATTAGATACATCTGGATGTATAAAGCTTGAGAATGTAAAAGAAGTTTTAAACTATACGGATTTAGTTCTTTTAGATATTAAGTTTTTTGATGAGGTAAAATATAAAGAAATAACTGGAGGAAATTTAGAGCTTACTATAAAATTTGCAAAATATCTTTCTTTAATAAATAAGCCTATGTGGGTAAGGTATGTCTTAGTTCCCAATTTAACTGATGATTTAGATATTATTGAAGAAATGGCAGAGTTTTTGTCGACATTAAAAAGTTTAGAAAAAGTAGAGATTTTGCCTTTTCATAAGATGGGAGAATACAAATGGGAAAAATTAGGATATGATTATAGGCTTAAAAAAACTAAAGCCCCTACAAAAGAAATTATAGAAAAAGTCAAATCAGTGTTTAAAAAACATGGTTTAAATGTAAAATAA